One part of the Ornithodoros turicata isolate Travis chromosome 2, ASM3712646v1, whole genome shotgun sequence genome encodes these proteins:
- the LOC135383540 gene encoding uncharacterized protein LOC135383540, producing MTALAAPAVFITVITACYAQFAGHTTVEPCNGGQFRCNDGQCIPSSWVCDEAIDCEHGEDEHQNETCATSTCSTFDACSTLRALNASLRTLRSHSGNPSARVGVLVGFSLDDLAAYETGYFCDVVPVLEFEISISNAWLYVQLDEQKYLYADYVQLSGRVVNDRYCDSSCTCKCSFAAAYVTVGKYHVDSTDLPDHYETAAFTMLANRIEDYLRKSSE from the exons ATGACCGCTCTTGCAGCACCCGCAGTATTTATTACAGTCATCACTGCATGCTATGCTCAGTTCGCTGGGCACACAACAG TGGAACCTTGCAACGGCGGCCAGTTTCGGTGCAACGACGGCCAGTGCATCCCATCCTCCTGGGTGTGCGACGAGGCCATCGACTGCGAGCACGGCGAAGATGAACATCAAAATGAAACCTGTG CGACATCGACCTGTTCAACCTTCGATGCCTGCAGTACACTACGTGCTCTCAACGCATCTCTGCGAACACTACGCAGCCACAGCGGAAACCCCTCCGCTCGTGTAGGTGTTCTCGTGGGCTTTTCATTAGACGACTTAGCGGCGTATGAGACGGGATACTTTTGCGACGTCGTTCCTGTCCTAGAATTTGAGATTTCGATTTCCAACGCTTGGCTCTATGTGCAGCTGGACGAACAGAAATATCTGTATGCCGACTACGTTCAGCTCAGCGGGAGAGTCGTTAATGACAGATACTGCGATTCCTCTTGTACCTGTAAATGCAGTTTCGCTGCTGCGTATGTGACGGTTGGAAAGTACcatgtggacagtactgaccTTCCAGATCATTATGAAACGGCGGCTTTCACGATGCTGGCGAATAGGATTGAAGACTACCTGCGCAAATCATCCGAATAA
- the LOC135383539 gene encoding uncharacterized protein LOC135383539 produces the protein MTTLSGAALLLAIIAACHTQSTPWATSYTTVTDSTGDQFICNNGRHIPSQWVCDNDVDCEDGEDEYQQGACVASTCSTFDACSTLRALNVSVQYLFRDISRHPSVRMGGLTYFSFNDVNVHETGYFCDIIPVLEFELSFSNAQLRVTLEGEKYLNADYVEFRGTVVNDKYCDSHCICSKCSFAAASVTVRKYNVSSTDLPDYYQEAAVSVLGNTIEEYLRKQSN, from the exons ATGACCACTCTTTCGGGAGCCGCATTGCTCCTCGCAATCATCGCCGCATGTCACACCCAGTCGACCCCTTGGGCTACTTCGTACACAACAG TAACAGACTCCACTGGTGACCAGTTCATATGTAACAATGGCAGGCACATCCCATCCCAATGGGTGTGCGACAACGACGTGGATTGCGAAGACGGTGAAGATGAATATCAGCAGGGAGCGTGTG TGGCGTCAACCTGTTCTACCTTCGATGCCTGTAGTACACTACGAGCCCTCAACGTGTCTGTGCAGTACCTATTTAGGGACATCAGTAGACACCCTTCAGTTCGTATGGGTGGACTGACATACTTTTCATTTAATGACGTGAACGTGCATGAGACGGGTTACTTTTGCGACATCATTCCTGTCTTGGAATTTGAGCTTTCGTTTTCGAACGCTCAGCTCCGTGTGACGCTGGAAGGAGAGAAATATCTAAATGCTGACTACGTGGAGTTTCGTGGAACAGTCGTCAACGATAAATACTGTGATTCGCATTGTATCTGTAGTAAGTGCAGTTTCGCTGCTGCATCTGTGACGGTTAGAAAGTATAATGTGAGTAGCACTGACTTGCCAGATTATTATCAAGAAGCGGCTGTCTCTGTGTTGGGCAACACGATTGAAGAGTACCTGCGCAAACAATCGAACTAA